A stretch of the Bacillus sp. B-jedd genome encodes the following:
- a CDS encoding MFS transporter — protein MAFYRSWAGQFHTYNRNIKLSMAANMITQIGIGIFIVIYNFYVRELGYSESVNGQIISVASLATAIILVPAGIIGDKFGRKRVILAGIIVSGFLLVFRAVAVDETSLVYLAFAAGLAGAFLQVSGIPWLAENSDPSQRVNLFSLHFALMTAASVVGNMLGGILTDFFSVFYSELVSLRITLLIGSAIYLSGAIPAFKFRTPAVKVTANPVKGEPGIKRAFNWNGFKIIALFAFAQMLIGFGAGLVIPYLNLYFAGRFSASTSTTGFIISLGQAATAFAMIIGPQVVKRIGEVRAVVLLQLASLPFLLLTAYTQNLWLAAIGFLFRQALMNAGNPIQSSLIMSKVDDSMKGLANSINQTVFNLGWAFMGPVSTGIVVKYGNYWGYAYVFSITACLYLIGSIYFLLVFGRKAMKEKGGAIPKAG, from the coding sequence ATGGCTTTTTATAGAAGCTGGGCTGGACAGTTCCATACATATAACCGAAATATAAAACTTAGTATGGCTGCTAATATGATTACCCAGATTGGCATTGGCATCTTTATTGTTATTTATAATTTTTATGTCCGGGAATTGGGTTATTCGGAATCCGTAAATGGACAGATTATCTCGGTTGCGTCATTGGCAACAGCCATCATCCTTGTTCCAGCCGGCATAATTGGTGATAAATTCGGCCGAAAAAGAGTAATCCTGGCAGGAATTATCGTTTCGGGATTTTTACTCGTTTTCAGGGCTGTTGCAGTTGATGAAACGTCTCTAGTTTATCTTGCGTTCGCAGCCGGTTTGGCAGGTGCGTTCCTGCAGGTTTCCGGTATTCCCTGGCTCGCGGAAAATTCCGATCCATCACAGCGGGTCAACCTCTTCTCACTTCATTTCGCGTTAATGACCGCAGCGAGTGTGGTCGGGAACATGCTTGGGGGAATCCTGACAGATTTCTTCAGCGTATTTTATTCCGAGCTTGTAAGTTTAAGGATCACTTTGCTGATTGGGTCCGCCATTTATTTATCTGGAGCAATTCCGGCGTTTAAATTTCGGACGCCTGCTGTAAAGGTTACTGCGAATCCGGTCAAAGGAGAACCGGGAATAAAGAGGGCATTTAATTGGAATGGTTTTAAAATCATTGCCCTTTTTGCTTTTGCACAAATGCTGATTGGTTTCGGTGCAGGCCTTGTCATCCCGTATTTGAATCTTTATTTTGCAGGGAGATTTTCCGCATCCACCTCAACCACAGGGTTTATTATCTCACTTGGCCAGGCGGCGACAGCTTTTGCAATGATCATCGGCCCTCAGGTAGTTAAGCGTATAGGTGAAGTAAGGGCAGTTGTCCTACTCCAGCTGGCTTCCCTGCCATTTCTGCTATTGACAGCGTACACGCAGAATCTCTGGCTGGCGGCCATCGGCTTTCTATTCCGTCAGGCGCTCATGAACGCGGGAAATCCGATTCAAAGCTCCCTGATAATGTCCAAAGTAGACGATTCGATGAAAGGGCTGGCGAACTCTATCAATCAGACTGTCTTCAATCTGGGCTGGGCTTTCATGGGGCCGGTTTCCACAGGGATTGTAGTGAAATACGGGAATTATTGGGGGTATGCCTACGTCTTTTCCATTACAGCGTGTCTATATTTAATCGGCTCAATCTATTTCCTGTTAGTCTTTGGGCGGAAAGCGATGAAAGAAAAAGGAGGCGCGATTCCAAAGGCAGGCTAG
- a CDS encoding thioredoxin family protein produces the protein MKEWTSEELYTFISNRQTGLAYFYTPLCGTCQVAGRMLEVIEELLPEMAIGKINLNYAPEFAEIFGVESVPCMVFIKEGQIGESIYAFRSVPYLLDKIKIFYS, from the coding sequence ATGAAAGAATGGACAAGCGAAGAATTATACACCTTTATCTCAAACAGGCAAACAGGCTTGGCCTATTTTTATACCCCCCTATGCGGAACCTGCCAAGTAGCGGGAAGAATGCTGGAGGTCATTGAAGAACTTCTGCCCGAAATGGCCATCGGCAAAATAAATCTCAACTACGCACCGGAATTCGCGGAAATTTTCGGGGTTGAAAGCGTCCCCTGCATGGTTTTCATAAAGGAAGGGCAAATTGGCGAGTCCATTTATGCTTTCCGGTCTGTCCCTTACCTGCTTGATAAAATAAAAATATTCTACAGCTAA
- a CDS encoding toprim domain-containing protein yields the protein MSEEYADKIIIVEGRSDKKKLLGIIKDRVEVICTNGTISLYKLDELIDSFGDREVYVLADADEAGEKLRRQFRREYPEAEHLYIDKMYKEVATAPYHHLAMVLLGANIDVHAEFLEMGRTAP from the coding sequence ATGAGTGAAGAATACGCGGATAAAATTATCATAGTCGAAGGCAGATCAGACAAGAAAAAGCTACTTGGAATTATTAAAGACCGGGTAGAGGTGATTTGCACAAACGGGACCATTTCCCTTTACAAACTTGATGAATTAATTGATTCCTTCGGAGATAGGGAAGTGTACGTATTGGCTGATGCCGATGAAGCTGGTGAGAAACTGCGCCGCCAATTCAGGCGGGAATATCCGGAAGCTGAGCATTTATATATTGATAAAATGTATAAAGAGGTAGCAACTGCCCCTTATCATCATCTGGCGATGGTCCTATTGGGAGCGAACATAGACGTCCATGCCGAGTTTCTGGAAATGGGCCGCACTGCACCATGA
- a CDS encoding YusG family protein, with protein MALRETKLDITDRVVGKLKNGEIELYLEKEAIGRILLNGKAEFELDQRFAVDSQRIYQNASMIEQPDAKYTDCDQGGWC; from the coding sequence ATGGCATTGCGTGAAACGAAACTTGATATAACCGACCGAGTGGTTGGAAAACTAAAAAACGGGGAAATAGAACTTTATCTAGAGAAGGAAGCGATTGGCCGGATTCTGCTTAATGGAAAGGCTGAATTCGAGTTAGATCAGCGCTTTGCAGTGGACAGCCAGAGGATTTATCAGAATGCTTCAATGATTGAACAGCCTGATGCGAAGTATACAGACTGCGATCAAGGCGGTTGGTGTTAG
- the gcvH gene encoding glycine cleavage system protein GcvH, producing the protein MTTPKDLRYSEEHEWVKVEGDKVRIGITHFAQSELGDIVFVELPEVGDEVTADEPFGSVESVKTVSELYAPVSGKVVEVNEDLADSPEFVNESPYEKAWMIVIELSDSSEMDNLMTAEQYEEMTNE; encoded by the coding sequence TTGACTACACCAAAGGATTTGCGGTATTCAGAAGAACATGAATGGGTAAAAGTTGAAGGGGATAAAGTACGGATTGGCATCACGCACTTTGCCCAGTCCGAGCTTGGCGACATCGTATTCGTTGAGCTTCCCGAGGTTGGCGACGAAGTAACCGCTGACGAGCCATTCGGCAGCGTAGAGTCTGTTAAGACTGTTTCTGAGCTATATGCGCCGGTAAGCGGTAAAGTTGTAGAAGTGAATGAAGACCTGGCTGACAGCCCTGAATTCGTGAACGAATCACCTTATGAAAAAGCTTGGATGATTGTGATTGAGCTTTCCGACTCCAGTGAGATGGACAACCTTATGACTGCAGAACAGTATGAAGAAATGACAAACGAATAA
- a CDS encoding arsenate reductase family protein: MELTFYWYPKCGTCRNAKKWLDENGISYHAIHIAEHPPTRSELGTLYKNSGLELKKFFNVSGQKYRELGLKDKVKTASEDELLDILASDGMLLKRPILTDGNKVTVGFKEDEYKSTWL, encoded by the coding sequence GTGGAATTGACGTTTTACTGGTATCCGAAATGCGGTACATGCAGGAATGCGAAAAAGTGGCTTGACGAGAATGGGATTTCTTATCATGCGATACATATTGCGGAACATCCGCCAACGCGTTCGGAACTTGGCACGCTTTACAAAAACAGCGGACTTGAATTGAAAAAATTCTTTAATGTCAGCGGCCAGAAATACAGGGAGCTTGGCCTGAAGGATAAGGTTAAAACTGCTTCGGAGGATGAACTCCTTGATATTTTGGCGTCGGACGGAATGCTGTTGAAGAGGCCAATTCTGACGGATGGGAACAAGGTGACAGTCGGCTTCAAGGAAGACGAGTATAAAAGTACGTGGCTTTAA
- a CDS encoding Cof-type HAD-IIB family hydrolase, with protein MEKNIIFFDIDGTLLDDEKRLPASTKEAVFRLKELGHEVAIATGRAPFMFKDLRDELGIDTYVCFNGQYVVLQGKPVYTNCLNKNALEALTISAGEKNHPLIYMDADDMKMSVPEHNWITESIGTLKLENGPTHEPEYFRGRDIYQTLLFCEQDDELAYVETFKEFDFVRWHPVSVDVLPVGGSKAKGIEKLIEAMGLRIENAYAFGDGLNDMEMLKYVPNSVAMGNALPEVKEAARYETIHVNDGGIMHGLKLVGLL; from the coding sequence ATGGAAAAAAACATTATTTTTTTTGACATTGACGGTACATTGCTAGACGATGAGAAACGGCTCCCGGCTTCGACGAAAGAGGCGGTTTTTAGGCTGAAGGAATTAGGGCATGAAGTGGCGATTGCGACCGGAAGAGCCCCGTTTATGTTTAAGGATTTACGTGATGAATTGGGAATCGATACATATGTATGTTTCAACGGCCAATATGTTGTCCTGCAAGGGAAGCCGGTATATACGAACTGTTTAAATAAAAATGCACTTGAGGCACTGACTATTTCCGCGGGTGAAAAGAACCATCCGCTCATTTATATGGATGCAGATGATATGAAAATGAGTGTGCCGGAACATAATTGGATTACAGAAAGTATCGGAACGCTTAAGCTGGAAAATGGCCCGACGCACGAGCCGGAATATTTCCGAGGCCGCGATATTTATCAGACGCTCCTTTTTTGCGAGCAGGATGATGAATTGGCTTATGTGGAGACGTTCAAGGAGTTCGACTTTGTCCGCTGGCATCCGGTTTCCGTCGATGTCCTTCCTGTTGGCGGTTCTAAGGCAAAGGGTATTGAAAAGCTTATCGAAGCTATGGGCCTCAGAATTGAAAATGCATATGCATTCGGCGATGGCCTAAATGATATGGAAATGCTCAAGTATGTCCCGAACAGCGTCGCTATGGGCAATGCCCTCCCAGAGGTGAAGGAAGCAGCTAGGTATGAGACAATCCACGTGAATGATGGCGGCATCATGCACGGATTGAAGCTGGTTGGCCTTCTTTAG
- a CDS encoding transporter suffix domain-containing protein: MQENGDLTPVQQKNKSKMTMIGVALIILSCLFYAAILLVPLSSFSTGTKVTITAGLVIAGEATFWIGGIILGKEAVTRYRKNLNPMNWFKGKKQP; this comes from the coding sequence ATGCAAGAAAATGGGGACCTTACACCTGTCCAGCAAAAGAATAAATCAAAAATGACGATGATTGGCGTTGCTTTGATCATCCTGTCATGCCTATTTTACGCAGCGATCCTTCTCGTGCCCCTTTCCTCTTTCTCAACCGGGACTAAAGTCACCATTACAGCAGGACTTGTCATCGCTGGGGAAGCTACCTTCTGGATTGGCGGCATCATCCTGGGGAAAGAAGCCGTAACACGCTACCGTAAAAATTTGAATCCGATGAATTGGTTCAAGGGCAAAAAGCAGCCATAA
- a CDS encoding DUF5946 family protein, producing the protein MNRLLNIQKCCPECGAPEANGLDCRGQLNEIISWEAENPDLLSRHFWTVACYNIQHPSLFTDAAWRRFCEVYCEAYDRGWPISKIRQQVSNLAEGAVNVMKEVPADPVYREWAMTISEVYLVGERKGAADRVAAWAKVVRKQI; encoded by the coding sequence ATGAACAGGTTGCTTAATATTCAAAAATGCTGTCCGGAATGCGGGGCGCCCGAGGCAAACGGGCTTGATTGCCGGGGGCAATTGAATGAAATTATTTCCTGGGAGGCTGAAAACCCCGATTTGCTTAGCCGGCATTTTTGGACGGTTGCCTGCTATAACATCCAGCATCCTTCATTGTTTACGGATGCCGCATGGAGGCGTTTTTGTGAAGTATATTGCGAGGCGTACGACAGGGGATGGCCAATCAGCAAAATCCGCCAGCAAGTTTCTAATCTTGCCGAGGGGGCTGTGAACGTCATGAAGGAAGTTCCGGCTGATCCGGTTTACAGGGAATGGGCGATGACCATTTCCGAAGTATACCTTGTCGGAGAGAGAAAAGGTGCGGCCGACCGTGTCGCGGCTTGGGCCAAGGTTGTCAGAAAACAGATATAA